The sequence TGACCGGTTGATAAAAGGGGGTAAATACCAGATCCGGATAAAGGCTGAACTTGAAAAAGTTACGTTGCCCCTGTCGTTGCACTATGTTTTTTTCTTTGTTTCTTACTGGGATTTTGAAACGGACTGGTATGTGATTAATTTCACATATTAACCATCAGCCGGACAGGCAAGGTATCTATGACCCAGATATTCCAGGACACAGGACAAAAACGGTCCGGCCGAAAAAGAGAAGGCGTTGCCATTTTATGCCTTATTTTGGCCGTTGGTGTCCTGACGGTGATAGAAATTCGTGTTACGCCCTTTGATACGGGACTGCCTCTTTCATCTACCGTGTTGATGTTCATTTTGATAAACATCAACCTGTTGTTGCTGCTTACCCTTCTGCTGCTGGTCTTCAGAAATCTTGCCAAACTCTACTATGAGAGAAAAAATAATATCCTGGGGTCCAAAATAAAAACCCGCCTGACCGTTGCATTTGTTGTCCTGGCCCTTTTGCCCACCACCGTACTTTTTTTCTTTTCCATCCAGTTTATCTCCACGTCTATTGCCTTCTGGTTCAATGCCCCTGTGGAGCAGACACTGGATGCCTCGTTGGCCGTAGGACAGACCCTGTATGATTATATCGAAGAAAAAAATGCCTTTTTCGCTAAAAGGGGAGCGTTCCAGATTCATTCCCGGGATTTGCTCAAGCCCGAAAATCAGGAAAAACTCACCCGGTATACCCAGGTGATCCAGCGGGCCTTTAACCGTCATGCCGTAGAGGTCTACACCCCGGATGCCCAGCGGGTGAGTCTCTCTTTAGCCAGCGAGTTGGAGAACATGCATTTTGGATTACTAACCACCACGGAGTTAAGGGGCATCCCGGACGGCAGCGCCCGTCACACCGTTTACCAGATCATGGACCAGGGGGAATTTTTACGCACCATATGCACCATCCCCTTTGAACTTTCGCCGAACGAGGCTGCCGGATTTATTGTCATTACCACCCTGATGGCCCCGGATTTGTCTGAAAATTTAAAATCCATTCTCAAAGGCGTGGAGGAGTACCACCAACTCAAACTGACAAAGAGACCGGCCCAGATTTCCTACTACATTGCGTTGTCCATTGTGGCGCTTCTTGTTGTGTTCTGTGCGGTGTGGTTTGGGTTCCAGATTGCCAAGTCCATTACTATTCCCATTATGAAATTTGCCGAGGGCACCCAGCGGATCATAGATGGTGACATGGAATATCAGATTGATTTTAAAACAGACGATGAGATCGGTACCCTGATCAAAAGCTTTAACTCCATGACCCGCCAGTTGGCCGCCGGTCGACGGCAGATCGCCCTGTCCGAAAGCATGCTTATGCAGCAGAATGTAGAGCTGGAAAAAAGCCGTCAGTACATTGAGATTGTTTTAAAAAATATCTCTGCCGGTGTTGTCTCCATGGACAATGAGGGAACGATCACCACCATGAATAAAGCTGCGGAGTCCATGCTGGATGTTAGCAGCCATGATATTCTTAATAAAAATTTTAAGAACGTCCTGACGGACGAATACCTGTCGTTGGCCGATAAGATATTTGAACAGGCAGAGCAGGGGGGGACCCATTTCAAGATTCCAGTCTCTGCATCCGTGGCCGGCGTACCCAAGCATTTTTCATTGAATTATACCACGCTTAAGGACGATACCGGCCAAAATCTGGGCGCTGTACTGGTGTTTGATGATGTGACGGAACTTGAAAAAGCCCAGCGCTTGGTGGCTTGGCGGGAGGTGGCCCGCCGCATTGCCCATGAAGTGAAAAATCCGTTAACTCCCATTAAGCTGTCTGCCCAGCGTCTTAAACGCAAATACGGCAAAACCATTGATGATGAGGTTTTCACCGGATGTGCCGACACCATTGTGGAGCATGTGGATTTGATCCGGAATCTGGTCAATCAGTTTTCCACCTTTGCCAAATTTCCGGATACCAATTTTGCTTCGGCCCGCATTGAAAATATCATTCTTGAAACCGTTGCCCTGTATAAGGAAGGGTTGGAACAGGTGGATATCCAAACCCGGTTTAAGGACGATATTCCTACCTTGAAACTGGATCATCAACATATGAAGCAGGCCTTTATCAACCTTATTGATAATGCGGTTTACGCCATAAATAAAAAAGGCACCATTGTAATTGACCTATCCTATGACCCCATTCTTAAAATTGTGCGCATTGAAATAGCAGACAATGGAAAGGGTATTTCAGACAAGGAAAAGACGAAGCTGTTTGAACCCTATTTTTCCACCAAGAAGACAGGCATGGGACTTGGGCTTGCCATTGTAAATTCTATTATTTCAGATCATAACGGCGTGATACGGGTCCAGGACAACCAACCCCAAGGCGCCAAGTTTATCATTGAACTGCCTGCTGAGGAGGCCTAATGCAAATGGTTTGGGCTCGGCAGCATTGAATATAGAAAGGAATTATTATGTACCCGGCAGTCCTGATTGTTGATGACGAATCCACCATCATTGATTCACTGGAAGGGATTCTTTCCGATGACGGATTTGAAGTCATTCATGCGTTCAACGGATACGAAGCCCTGAAAAAAATTGACTCCCATTCCCCGGACATTGTGCTGTTGGACATCTGGATGCCGGGCATGGACGGCATTGAGACCCTCAAAGAAATCAAACAGCATCATCCCAGCCTGCCGGTGGTCATGATCACAGGTCACGGTTCCATTGAATCCGCCGTGGAAGCCACTAAATCCGGCGCCTTTGATTTTTTGGAAAAACCTTTATCCATTGACAAGGTTATACTTGCCATCAACAATGCGCTCAATTTCAGAAAACTTGAGGAAGAAAATCGATATCTTCGCAAAAAAACCATTGAAAAAAATTCCATTACCGGCACAAGTCCGGCAGTCCAGAAACTTTACGGCGAAATTATGGCCGCAGCGCCAACAGATACCTCCATTTTGATCACGGGTGAAAACGGCACGGGCAAGGAAATGGTTGCCCGCACCATTCACCAGTTCAGTAAACGCCCCGAAGGCCCCTTTATCATTATCAATTGCGCAGCCATACCCGAAGAGCATCTGGAATCCGAACTGTTCGGCCATGAAAAAGGAGCTTTTGACGGCGCTACAGCAAAAAACAGAGGTAAATTTGAATTGGCCGGCGGCGGCACCCTGTTTCTCGATGAAATAGGGGATATGAATATCAACACCCAGGCCAAAATGCTGCGGGCCCTGGAATCCAAAACCTTCCAGCGTATTGGTTCCAGCCGTACCCTGCACATGGACGTGCGTGTGATCACGTCATCCAACAAAGATCTTGAAGCGGAAATTAAAGAGGGCCGGTTCAGGGAAGACCTGTTTTTCAGGCTTAACGTCATACCGATCCGTGTTCCGCCCTTAAGGGAGAGACGCGATGACATCCCCATACTGGTGGATTTTTTCTTAAGTCAGCTGGCTGAAAAATCGTCTGCACCTAAAAAAACTCTGTCCGAAGAAGGTCTTGAGCTTTTAAAACAATGGAATTGGAAGGGAAATGTCAGGGAACTTAAAAATTTGATGGAGCGCTTATTCATTATGGTGGAAAGCGACGTTATCGGGAAAAATGATATCCCGGCACCCTATAACCCTGAAATTGAAACCTTGCCCGAAACGGGTGAAGAACACAGCCGGATTTTTACCATGGAAAAACTGGATCAGGCAAAAGAAGCCTTTGAAATGGAATTTATCCGTTTCAGGGTGGATCAGATGGACGGGGATCTTCAGGCTGCGGCCAAACAGATGGGAACGAGCCTGAACTTTCTCAAAAAAAGAATATCTAAAAGCTGATGCGTATTATTAGTGGCGCCTGCCGGGGTAGAAAATTGGTTCAAATTCAGGGGCGGG comes from uncultured Desulfobacter sp. and encodes:
- a CDS encoding ATP-binding protein — its product is MTQIFQDTGQKRSGRKREGVAILCLILAVGVLTVIEIRVTPFDTGLPLSSTVLMFILININLLLLLTLLLLVFRNLAKLYYERKNNILGSKIKTRLTVAFVVLALLPTTVLFFFSIQFISTSIAFWFNAPVEQTLDASLAVGQTLYDYIEEKNAFFAKRGAFQIHSRDLLKPENQEKLTRYTQVIQRAFNRHAVEVYTPDAQRVSLSLASELENMHFGLLTTTELRGIPDGSARHTVYQIMDQGEFLRTICTIPFELSPNEAAGFIVITTLMAPDLSENLKSILKGVEEYHQLKLTKRPAQISYYIALSIVALLVVFCAVWFGFQIAKSITIPIMKFAEGTQRIIDGDMEYQIDFKTDDEIGTLIKSFNSMTRQLAAGRRQIALSESMLMQQNVELEKSRQYIEIVLKNISAGVVSMDNEGTITTMNKAAESMLDVSSHDILNKNFKNVLTDEYLSLADKIFEQAEQGGTHFKIPVSASVAGVPKHFSLNYTTLKDDTGQNLGAVLVFDDVTELEKAQRLVAWREVARRIAHEVKNPLTPIKLSAQRLKRKYGKTIDDEVFTGCADTIVEHVDLIRNLVNQFSTFAKFPDTNFASARIENIILETVALYKEGLEQVDIQTRFKDDIPTLKLDHQHMKQAFINLIDNAVYAINKKGTIVIDLSYDPILKIVRIEIADNGKGISDKEKTKLFEPYFSTKKTGMGLGLAIVNSIISDHNGVIRVQDNQPQGAKFIIELPAEEA
- a CDS encoding sigma-54 dependent transcriptional regulator translates to MYPAVLIVDDESTIIDSLEGILSDDGFEVIHAFNGYEALKKIDSHSPDIVLLDIWMPGMDGIETLKEIKQHHPSLPVVMITGHGSIESAVEATKSGAFDFLEKPLSIDKVILAINNALNFRKLEEENRYLRKKTIEKNSITGTSPAVQKLYGEIMAAAPTDTSILITGENGTGKEMVARTIHQFSKRPEGPFIIINCAAIPEEHLESELFGHEKGAFDGATAKNRGKFELAGGGTLFLDEIGDMNINTQAKMLRALESKTFQRIGSSRTLHMDVRVITSSNKDLEAEIKEGRFREDLFFRLNVIPIRVPPLRERRDDIPILVDFFLSQLAEKSSAPKKTLSEEGLELLKQWNWKGNVRELKNLMERLFIMVESDVIGKNDIPAPYNPEIETLPETGEEHSRIFTMEKLDQAKEAFEMEFIRFRVDQMDGDLQAAAKQMGTSLNFLKKRISKS